In Zingiber officinale cultivar Zhangliang chromosome 8B, Zo_v1.1, whole genome shotgun sequence, a single genomic region encodes these proteins:
- the LOC122013481 gene encoding protein NEDD1-like — MVADFYGGKILLKVNLYVRADLVVASVGDDKKISLWNKNGQSMGSFPSHGSDLADDIEESINCISFSNKSSRYLCSGGSGHIVKIWDLQRKRCIKRLSGHIDTITGVMYNCKDEHLASINEKGDLILHYLASGTRAELKDPNGQVLRVLDYSRFSRHLLSTAGDDGSIHIWDTTGRRPKVSKIIFLNLLK; from the exons ATGGTGGCTGACTTTTACGGTGGGAAAATCTTACTAAAGGTTAATCTTTATGTTCGTGCAGACCTAGTGGTTGCTAGTGTTGGTGACGATAAAAAGATATCACTTTGGAATAAAAATGGCCAAAGTATGGGATCCTTTCCTTCTCACGGCAGCGACCTTGCTGATGACATTGAG gaatccATAAATTGTATCAGCTTTAGTAATAAAAGTTCTagatatctttgctctggaggaaGTGGGCATATTGTCAAAATATGGGACCTGCAGAGGAAAAGGTGCATCAAACGGTTGAGTGGTCATATTGACACAATTACAGGTGTAATGTACAACTGCAAAGATGAACATTTAGCATCCATCAACGAGAAGGGGGATCTCATACTTCATTATCTTGCTTCCGGAACACGGGCTGAACTCAAGGATCCAAATGGGCAG GTACTAAGAGTACTTGATTATTCTCGATTTAGTCGACATCTTTTGTCAACAGCTGGGGATGATGGATCTATTCATATTTGGGATACAACTGGTCGCAGACCAAAGGTtagtaaaataatatttcttaatCTGCTAAAATGA